One Paraburkholderia dioscoreae DNA segment encodes these proteins:
- a CDS encoding xanthine dehydrogenase family protein molybdopterin-binding subunit, which translates to MDRHDDGSLQPGSTQVEGTRARYIGTTVKRPTARRLLQGRGTYLDDVVLPRIAHVVYLRSPMAHARVGVIDTEAARRMPGVIAIVGGEEVAAICKPWVATLKTLVGMKSAPQYPLARGTVHWQGEPVLAVVAESRREAEDALEAISVEWHELPAVTNAETALDPQTPVIHPSLGDNLCFERTIDNGAVDDAFARAAVTVEQTFRFNRHTGMPLETRAILADFDPADQRLTVHQSHQAPHNLQDLYAHHFGIDENRVRVICKDVGGAFGIKLHTYPDDFATVALSILLRRPVKYVADRLESFVSDIHAREHVVHGRIAVDAQGRILAFDIDDLAGIGPYSVYPRTSVTEGNQVISVIGGPYRHEAYRARLRVVFQNKVPTSQYRGVGLPIACAVTEGLVDEAARRLGIDTFEMRRRNVFADVAYPVVGAAGIRMEGLSHQQCLDRLEALMDYGALRAEQAALREKGVFRGIGIAMLIEMTNPGAAFYGMGGARISGQDGATVRLESGGGVTCMAGVGEQGQGTETILSQIVADAVGVPIDCVRIVTGDTAVTPYGAGTWASRGAGIGGEAVLQAGLALRANIRAFAASVLAREIDELEVDDGAVIDVHTREVLKTLADLATIAYFRPDTLPLNTLPELTVTRQYTQNGQPFLFTNGVQASYVEVDIETGMVKLLRHWAVADCGRVINPMLVDEQMRGGIVQGIGGAMFEECLYDEAGLLTNGSFADYLVPMAAEMPDIFLAHVETPTTTSQLGAKGTGEAGTAGAPGAVMNAINDALAPLGASVTSQPVTPQKVLRALGIA; encoded by the coding sequence ATGGATCGGCATGACGACGGTTCGCTCCAACCCGGTTCGACGCAGGTCGAAGGCACGCGCGCGCGCTATATCGGCACGACGGTCAAGCGCCCGACGGCGCGCCGCCTGTTGCAGGGCCGCGGCACCTATCTCGACGATGTCGTGCTGCCGCGTATTGCGCATGTCGTCTATCTGCGCAGTCCGATGGCGCACGCACGCGTCGGCGTGATTGATACGGAAGCCGCCCGGCGCATGCCCGGCGTGATCGCGATCGTCGGCGGCGAGGAAGTTGCGGCGATCTGCAAACCGTGGGTCGCGACGCTGAAAACACTGGTCGGCATGAAGTCGGCGCCGCAATATCCGCTCGCGCGAGGCACCGTGCACTGGCAAGGCGAACCGGTACTCGCGGTGGTTGCCGAAAGCCGCCGCGAAGCGGAGGACGCGCTCGAGGCCATTTCCGTCGAGTGGCACGAACTGCCCGCGGTGACGAACGCGGAAACCGCGCTCGATCCGCAAACGCCGGTGATCCACCCCTCGCTCGGCGACAACCTGTGTTTCGAGCGCACGATCGACAACGGCGCGGTGGACGACGCATTCGCGCGCGCGGCCGTGACCGTCGAGCAGACGTTTCGCTTCAATCGCCACACCGGCATGCCGCTGGAAACGCGCGCGATTCTCGCCGATTTCGATCCCGCCGATCAGCGGCTGACGGTGCATCAGTCGCATCAGGCGCCGCACAATCTGCAGGATCTGTACGCGCATCATTTCGGCATTGACGAGAATCGCGTGCGGGTAATCTGCAAGGATGTTGGCGGCGCGTTCGGCATCAAGCTGCACACCTATCCCGACGACTTCGCGACGGTCGCGCTGTCCATTCTGCTGCGCCGTCCGGTGAAGTACGTTGCCGACCGGCTCGAATCGTTCGTCAGCGACATTCATGCGCGCGAACACGTGGTGCATGGACGCATCGCGGTGGACGCGCAAGGCCGCATTCTCGCCTTCGATATCGACGACCTTGCCGGCATCGGGCCGTATTCGGTGTATCCGCGCACCAGCGTGACAGAAGGCAATCAGGTCATCAGCGTAATCGGCGGCCCATACCGGCACGAGGCATATCGCGCGCGGCTGCGCGTGGTGTTCCAGAACAAGGTGCCGACCAGCCAGTATCGCGGCGTCGGTCTGCCGATCGCGTGCGCGGTGACCGAAGGTCTCGTCGACGAAGCGGCGCGGCGCCTCGGCATCGATACCTTCGAGATGCGCAGGCGCAACGTATTCGCCGACGTCGCGTATCCGGTGGTCGGCGCCGCGGGCATCCGCATGGAGGGCCTGTCGCATCAGCAATGTCTCGACCGGCTGGAGGCGCTGATGGATTACGGCGCGTTGCGCGCGGAACAGGCGGCGCTGCGCGAGAAGGGCGTTTTTCGCGGAATCGGCATCGCGATGCTGATCGAGATGACGAATCCGGGCGCGGCGTTCTACGGCATGGGAGGTGCACGCATTTCCGGCCAGGACGGTGCGACCGTCCGGCTCGAATCGGGCGGCGGCGTAACCTGCATGGCGGGCGTCGGCGAACAGGGGCAAGGCACCGAAACGATTCTCTCGCAGATCGTTGCGGATGCGGTCGGCGTGCCGATCGACTGTGTGCGGATCGTCACCGGCGATACCGCGGTGACACCTTATGGCGCGGGCACGTGGGCATCGCGCGGCGCCGGCATCGGCGGTGAAGCGGTGTTGCAGGCGGGGCTCGCGTTGCGCGCGAATATCCGTGCGTTTGCGGCGTCTGTTCTGGCGCGCGAGATCGACGAACTGGAAGTGGACGATGGCGCCGTGATCGACGTGCATACGCGCGAAGTGCTCAAAACGCTCGCCGATCTTGCGACAATTGCGTATTTTCGTCCTGACACGTTGCCGCTCAACACGCTGCCCGAACTGACGGTGACGCGTCAGTACACGCAGAACGGCCAGCCGTTCCTGTTCACCAACGGCGTGCAGGCTTCGTATGTCGAAGTCGATATCGAAACCGGCATGGTGAAGCTGCTCAGGCACTGGGCGGTGGCCGACTGTGGCCGCGTGATCAATCCGATGCTCGTCGACGAGCAGATGCGCGGCGGCATCGTGCAGGGGATCGGCGGCGCGATGTTCGAAGAGTGTCTGTACGACGAAGCGGGACTGCTTACCAACGGCAGTTTCGCCGACTATCTCGTACCGATGGCGGCGGAGATGCCCGACATCTTCCTTGCGCATGTCGAAACACCCACCACGACCTCGCAACTCGGCGCGAAGGGCACAGGCGAAGCGGGCACGGCCGGCGCGCCGGGCGCCGTCATGAATGCCATCAACGACGCGCTCGCGCCGCTCGGCGCCAGCGTCACATCACAGCCCGTCACGCCGCAGAAGGTGCTGCGCGCGTTGGGCATCGCCTAA
- a CDS encoding porin has protein sequence MKRIIKTTLATMVSLAIPALAHAQSSVTLYGVIDEGITYVSNAGGSHLVKMDDSSLLADRWGLKGREDLGGGLAAIFALESGFSVNNGALYGSEFGRQAWVGLDSRYGKLTMGRQYDFSRDYMSPYGTDGWWLSGYGVHQGALDREVFGRFNNSVRYESNDIRGFQFGGMYSFSNAAGNFHDGSGWSVGARYANSPFSAAVTYTYQAKPTIDPYELLGVKTLMGQTTVTYAGDATTDPYTGSTFDLQSIGTFGVGAQYKFGPATVIGNFTDTVLKGIGATAGHSPSLLVYEIGALYRLTPFWTIGASYQHSKLEANAWNEYAAAVDFTISKRTWMYLTADYLRASGGVDPVIGASFTPSRSSSQLLTRLALVHEF, from the coding sequence ATGAAACGCATCATCAAGACGACGCTTGCGACGATGGTCTCGCTGGCGATTCCCGCGCTCGCTCATGCGCAGTCGTCCGTGACGCTGTACGGCGTGATCGACGAGGGCATCACGTACGTGTCGAACGCGGGCGGCAGTCATCTCGTGAAGATGGACGACAGTTCGTTGCTAGCCGATCGCTGGGGTTTGAAGGGGCGTGAGGATCTCGGCGGCGGCCTCGCGGCGATCTTCGCTCTGGAATCGGGCTTCTCGGTGAATAACGGCGCGCTGTACGGCAGCGAGTTCGGCCGTCAGGCGTGGGTGGGTCTCGACAGCCGCTACGGTAAGTTGACGATGGGCCGCCAGTACGATTTTTCACGCGACTACATGTCGCCGTACGGTACTGACGGCTGGTGGCTTTCCGGTTACGGTGTGCACCAGGGCGCGCTCGATCGCGAGGTGTTCGGCCGCTTCAACAATTCAGTGCGCTATGAGAGCAACGACATCCGCGGTTTCCAGTTCGGCGGCATGTATTCGTTCAGCAACGCGGCCGGCAACTTCCACGACGGCAGCGGCTGGAGCGTCGGCGCGAGGTACGCGAACAGCCCGTTCTCCGCAGCGGTCACGTACACGTACCAGGCCAAACCGACAATCGATCCGTATGAACTGCTCGGCGTGAAAACGCTGATGGGTCAGACGACCGTCACGTATGCCGGCGACGCCACCACCGATCCTTACACCGGCAGCACCTTCGATCTGCAGTCGATCGGCACATTCGGTGTGGGTGCGCAGTACAAGTTTGGTCCCGCCACGGTGATCGGCAATTTCACCGATACGGTGCTGAAGGGCATTGGCGCGACGGCGGGACATTCGCCTTCACTGCTCGTGTACGAGATCGGCGCGCTGTACAGGCTCACGCCGTTCTGGACGATCGGCGCGAGCTATCAGCACAGCAAGCTCGAAGCGAACGCGTGGAACGAATACGCGGCCGCAGTCGACTTCACGATCTCCAAGCGAACCTGGATGTATCTGACCGCTGACTATCTGCGCGCGTCCGGCGGCGTCGATCCGGTGATCGGCGCGAGTTTTACGCCTTCGCGCAGCAGCAGCCAGTTGCTTACGCGGCTTGCGCTGGTGCATGAGTTCTGA
- a CDS encoding MFS transporter, with protein MKTLANHELHIPARTTGIVLLLCWLAILSEGYDLGVMGTIIPALLKDPVWHLSPLEIGTMGSAALLGTLIGAYAFGVLSDLVGRKRVLIACVALFSLSMLAAANASTPAMFSFVRLIGGLGLGGVISAAATLTVEYSAAKSKNLNFALMYSGYSLGALVSALVGMAFMAAHGWRAIVAVGFLPIVFVPFMMWLLPESLDYLVATNRLDQAGKLAKRLGISLEAVVGKRNGVDHSLALRDVVEALFNRETFVTTMLVWITEFMAILVIYGLGVWLPQIMRKSGYDLGSSLLFLVVFSLASAIGGVLLGRISDRFGAQKTIGLWFFIGALAIAGLSIKSSLLVNYVLVSLAGFGTVSAGLIYLGFIPTLYPLHARTTATGWAVGFGRFGAMTGPLVGGVITGMNVGVTWAFMIFAGAALISCLAILCIPRKAPAVQQRASIGATLNSH; from the coding sequence GTGAAAACACTGGCGAATCATGAATTACATATTCCGGCGCGCACCACGGGGATCGTGCTGCTGCTGTGCTGGCTCGCGATCCTCTCGGAAGGCTACGACCTTGGCGTGATGGGCACCATCATTCCGGCGCTGCTGAAAGATCCGGTCTGGCATCTGTCGCCGCTCGAAATCGGCACGATGGGCAGTGCGGCGTTGCTCGGAACGCTGATCGGCGCATACGCGTTCGGCGTGCTGAGCGATCTGGTCGGGCGCAAACGCGTGCTGATCGCATGTGTCGCACTGTTTTCGCTGTCGATGCTTGCTGCCGCCAACGCGAGCACTCCGGCGATGTTTTCGTTCGTGCGGCTGATCGGAGGTCTGGGTCTTGGCGGCGTGATTTCGGCGGCGGCGACGCTAACGGTCGAATATTCGGCGGCGAAGTCGAAGAACCTGAATTTCGCGCTGATGTATTCGGGCTATTCGCTCGGCGCGCTGGTGTCAGCTCTCGTGGGCATGGCGTTTATGGCCGCACACGGCTGGCGCGCGATCGTCGCGGTCGGCTTTCTGCCGATCGTATTCGTGCCGTTCATGATGTGGCTGTTGCCGGAATCGCTCGATTATCTCGTGGCGACCAACCGGCTCGATCAGGCTGGCAAGCTTGCGAAGCGGCTCGGCATTTCGCTCGAAGCGGTGGTTGGAAAACGGAACGGTGTCGATCATTCGCTCGCGCTGCGTGATGTGGTCGAAGCGCTCTTCAATCGCGAAACGTTCGTTACGACGATGCTTGTGTGGATCACCGAATTCATGGCGATCCTCGTGATTTACGGACTTGGCGTGTGGTTGCCGCAGATCATGCGCAAATCCGGTTACGACCTCGGATCGAGCCTGCTGTTTCTCGTGGTATTCAGCCTTGCATCGGCAATCGGCGGCGTGCTGCTCGGCCGAATCTCCGATCGCTTCGGTGCGCAAAAGACGATCGGCCTATGGTTTTTCATCGGTGCGCTCGCGATCGCCGGACTGTCGATAAAAAGCTCGTTGCTGGTCAACTACGTACTGGTTTCGCTCGCGGGATTCGGCACAGTGTCAGCGGGGTTGATCTATCTCGGCTTCATTCCGACTTTGTACCCGCTGCACGCACGCACCACGGCGACAGGCTGGGCCGTTGGGTTCGGGCGGTTTGGCGCGATGACCGGGCCATTGGTCGGCGGTGTGATCACGGGTATGAATGTCGGCGTAACCTGGGCGTTCATGATCTTCGCTGGCGCTGCCTTGATCTCGTGCCTCGCGATTCTCTGCATTCCGCGTAAGGCGCCCGCGGTGCAGCAGAGAGCATCCATCGGAGCAACGCTGAATTCGCATTAG
- a CDS encoding methyl-accepting chemotaxis protein, with product MTSKHLTIKAKLIAGFGILSLIVVAVSMLALKALSDSTDGFSSFVHGINARADMVMQVRTAVDRRAIAARNLVLVSKPQDLEIEKADVLRAHEDVQADLKKLNDMIATSTDATEKGRRLVAEINRVEALYGPVATDIVNLALTGKHDEAIVKMDDQCRPLLAALIRATNAYADYARNRQEQLINEYAAHYENQRNLLIAISLIAVALAIGACALITRAVTRPLRQAIDVARTVSEGDLRTRISVNGSDETSRLLSALREMNERLTTIVARVRDSSTSIAGAARQIAAGNMDLSQRTEQQAASLQETASSMEELTSTVRQNADNAQQGSMLATNASSVARKGSEVVGQVVNTMHDISESSTKIADITGIIEGIAFQTNILALNAAVEAARAGEQGRGFAVVASEVRSLAQRSSSAAKEIKDLIATSVDKIRDGSTLAGEAGKTMAEVTQAVARVTDIMSEIAAASSEQSRGIEQVNLAITQMDNVTQQNAALVEEAAAASRSMEDQGEQLNEAVAFFQILNGDAAGACASVAPLQKERPRREPAVVAPVRRVMRATSATVATPAATLATAAVAAVAAGADDGWDRF from the coding sequence GTGACATCGAAGCACCTCACCATCAAAGCCAAACTCATTGCCGGCTTCGGCATTCTGTCTCTTATCGTCGTTGCGGTTTCCATGCTTGCGCTAAAGGCACTCAGCGACTCAACCGATGGATTTTCCAGCTTCGTGCATGGCATCAACGCACGCGCGGACATGGTCATGCAAGTACGAACCGCTGTCGATCGGCGGGCCATCGCCGCGCGTAACCTCGTGCTCGTCAGCAAACCTCAGGATCTCGAAATAGAGAAAGCCGATGTGCTGCGCGCGCATGAAGATGTGCAAGCCGATCTGAAGAAGCTCAACGACATGATTGCGACCTCAACCGACGCGACGGAGAAAGGGCGCCGCCTCGTCGCCGAAATCAATCGGGTGGAGGCTTTGTACGGGCCGGTCGCCACCGACATCGTCAATCTCGCGCTGACCGGCAAGCACGACGAGGCGATCGTCAAGATGGACGATCAATGCCGGCCATTACTCGCCGCGCTGATTCGCGCGACCAACGCATATGCCGACTACGCGCGTAACCGCCAGGAACAGTTGATCAACGAATACGCGGCACATTACGAGAACCAGCGCAATCTGCTGATCGCAATCAGCCTGATTGCGGTGGCACTCGCAATCGGCGCTTGCGCGCTGATCACGCGCGCGGTCACCAGACCGCTGCGCCAGGCAATCGACGTAGCCCGCACAGTGTCCGAAGGCGACCTGCGCACGCGCATCAGCGTGAATGGCAGCGACGAAACCAGCCGGCTACTGAGCGCGCTGCGCGAGATGAACGAACGGCTGACCACGATCGTCGCACGCGTGCGCGACAGCAGCACGAGCATTGCCGGCGCGGCACGCCAGATCGCCGCGGGCAACATGGATCTGAGCCAGCGCACCGAACAGCAGGCAGCGTCGTTGCAGGAAACGGCGTCGAGTATGGAAGAACTCACTTCCACAGTGAGGCAGAACGCCGACAATGCGCAGCAAGGCAGCATGCTCGCCACGAATGCTTCGTCGGTCGCGCGGAAAGGCAGCGAGGTGGTCGGCCAGGTCGTGAATACGATGCACGATATCAGCGAGAGCTCGACGAAGATCGCGGACATCACGGGCATTATCGAAGGCATTGCATTCCAGACGAACATTCTCGCGCTCAACGCGGCGGTCGAAGCCGCACGCGCAGGCGAACAGGGCCGCGGATTCGCGGTGGTCGCGAGCGAAGTCAGAAGCCTGGCGCAGCGCTCGTCGAGCGCGGCCAAGGAGATCAAGGATCTGATTGCCACCTCCGTGGACAAGATTCGCGACGGCTCGACGCTCGCCGGCGAGGCAGGCAAGACGATGGCCGAAGTCACCCAGGCGGTGGCGCGGGTGACGGACATCATGTCGGAGATCGCGGCGGCGTCGAGTGAACAAAGCCGCGGCATCGAGCAGGTCAATCTTGCGATCACGCAGATGGACAACGTCACGCAACAGAATGCCGCTTTGGTAGAAGAAGCGGCGGCGGCTTCGCGGTCGATGGAAGATCAGGGCGAGCAGTTGAATGAAGCCGTGGCATTCTTTCAGATTCTGAATGGCGATGCGGCGGGGGCGTGTGCTTCTGTTGCTCCTTTGCAGAAGGAGAGGCCGCGACGCGAACCGGCTGTTGTTGCGCCGGTGCGGCGCGTCATGCGTGCAACCTCCGCGACTGTTGCGACGCCGGCTGCCACGCTGGCGACGGCGGCTGTAGCGGCGGTAGCGGCCGGTGCGGACGACGGCTGGGATCGGTTTTGA
- a CDS encoding TetR/AcrR family transcriptional regulator — MARPKSEDKRNAILAAAAQVIAEQGLGAPTSRIAKVAGVAEGTLFTYFDNKDDLLNVLYLDIKRELREVMMTAYPKHASVRERAQHVWNRFVDWGVAQPHKRRAMAQLAVSERLTDHTRSTGMQSFADINEMIQASVASGALRDHPPAFLSAIMGALAETTMDFIAREPANAERYRQAGFDAFWNAIARH; from the coding sequence ATGGCCCGCCCCAAGAGCGAAGACAAACGTAATGCCATTCTCGCTGCCGCAGCGCAGGTCATCGCCGAGCAGGGGCTGGGCGCGCCCACCTCGCGCATCGCCAAGGTGGCGGGTGTGGCGGAGGGAACGCTGTTCACATACTTCGACAACAAAGACGACTTGCTGAATGTCTTGTATCTCGACATCAAGCGCGAACTGCGCGAGGTAATGATGACGGCCTATCCGAAGCACGCCAGCGTGCGCGAGCGCGCGCAGCATGTGTGGAACCGCTTTGTCGACTGGGGCGTCGCGCAACCGCACAAGCGCCGCGCAATGGCTCAACTCGCCGTGTCGGAGCGGTTGACCGACCATACGCGCTCGACAGGCATGCAGTCGTTCGCCGACATCAACGAGATGATTCAGGCGAGCGTCGCGAGCGGAGCGTTGCGGGATCACCCGCCGGCGTTTCTGTCGGCGATCATGGGCGCACTGGCGGAAACGACCATGGACTTCATCGCTCGGGAACCGGCTAACGCCGAGCGCTACCGCCAGGCTGGTTTCGATGCGTTCTGGAATGCGATCGCGCGCCATTGA
- a CDS encoding SDR family NAD(P)-dependent oxidoreductase has protein sequence MAKVWLVTGSARGLGREIVEAALQAGEQVIATARDPRQLADLSARHGERVRPVALDVTDPQAARQAVQAALDAFGRLDVVVNNAGFGHLVPFEQTSEDDFRSQIDTNFHGVVNVTRAALPVLRQQRAGHIIQISSVGGRVGIAGLSAYQAAKWAVGGFTEVLRQELAPFGVHVTALEPGGMKTGWGDRAAGATPELLADYVPSVGAVADMLSQYIGHEASDPARVAQVVLKLAYHDSLPAHLLLGSDALHYCGEGDKARAADAQAWQAVSMSTDFSAPAALPPFPAASAKA, from the coding sequence ATGGCTAAGGTCTGGTTGGTTACCGGCAGCGCCCGCGGTCTCGGGCGGGAAATTGTCGAGGCAGCGTTGCAGGCGGGCGAGCAGGTCATCGCGACGGCGCGCGATCCGCGTCAGCTGGCGGATCTCTCGGCGCGTCATGGCGAACGGGTTCGCCCGGTCGCGCTCGACGTCACCGATCCGCAGGCGGCGCGGCAAGCCGTGCAAGCGGCGCTTGACGCGTTCGGCCGGCTGGACGTGGTGGTCAACAATGCGGGCTTTGGCCACCTGGTACCGTTCGAGCAAACTTCCGAGGACGACTTCCGCTCGCAGATCGACACCAACTTCCATGGCGTCGTCAACGTGACGCGCGCGGCGCTGCCGGTGCTGCGCCAGCAGCGGGCCGGGCACATCATTCAGATTTCGTCGGTGGGCGGACGCGTCGGAATAGCGGGCTTGAGCGCGTACCAGGCGGCGAAGTGGGCAGTGGGCGGCTTCACCGAGGTGCTCCGCCAGGAGCTTGCGCCCTTCGGCGTTCATGTCACTGCGCTCGAACCGGGCGGCATGAAAACTGGCTGGGGCGATCGGGCGGCCGGCGCCACGCCGGAATTGCTGGCGGATTATGTGCCCTCGGTCGGCGCCGTGGCGGATATGCTCTCGCAGTACATCGGCCACGAAGCCAGCGATCCGGCAAGGGTCGCGCAAGTGGTGCTCAAGCTCGCGTATCACGATTCCTTGCCGGCGCATCTTTTGCTCGGCAGTGACGCATTGCACTACTGTGGCGAAGGCGACAAGGCGCGCGCGGCCGACGCGCAAGCGTGGCAGGCCGTCAGCATGTCGACGGATTTCTCCGCGCCGGCGGCGCTGCCGCCATTTCCGGCCGCCTCGGCGAAAGCTTGA
- a CDS encoding SDR family oxidoreductase codes for MANWTTADIPRQTGRLAVITGATGGLGFETALALAGAGANVVLTGRNEQKAQAALAAIRGRYPAAQISYAHLDLASLASVRGFAEQFAEGHAALDLLINNAGVMMPPTRQTTADGFELQFGTNYLGHFALTERLLPLLRAGREPRVVNLSSLAHKTRAAIHFDDLQWQRSYKPWPAYAQSKLAMLMFALELQRRSDANGWGLLSNAAHPGYARTDLIANGPGADTVLQMLNRVTFEPLASQSAADGALPTLFAATAPEARPAGYYGPSGFFELKGPPGDAQIAPHAQDKAVAARLWAVSEALTNARWPGAIVEHATS; via the coding sequence ATGGCGAATTGGACCACGGCGGACATTCCGCGGCAGACCGGCCGCCTCGCGGTGATCACCGGCGCGACCGGCGGGCTGGGTTTCGAGACGGCGCTCGCGCTGGCCGGCGCGGGTGCAAACGTCGTGCTTACCGGGCGCAACGAGCAGAAAGCGCAAGCCGCGCTCGCGGCGATTCGCGGGCGATATCCCGCCGCGCAGATTAGCTACGCGCATCTCGATCTGGCGAGCCTCGCTTCGGTGCGCGGTTTCGCCGAGCAATTCGCCGAGGGGCACGCGGCACTCGATCTGCTGATCAACAATGCCGGCGTGATGATGCCGCCCACGCGGCAAACCACCGCGGACGGTTTCGAACTGCAATTCGGCACCAACTATCTCGGGCATTTCGCGCTGACCGAACGGCTGCTGCCACTCTTGCGCGCGGGGCGCGAGCCGCGCGTGGTCAATCTGAGCAGCCTCGCGCACAAGACCCGCGCGGCGATTCATTTCGACGACCTGCAGTGGCAGCGCAGCTACAAGCCGTGGCCCGCCTACGCACAATCGAAGTTGGCCATGCTGATGTTCGCGCTCGAACTGCAACGCCGCAGCGACGCAAACGGCTGGGGTCTGCTGAGCAACGCCGCGCATCCCGGTTATGCGCGGACCGACCTGATCGCCAATGGCCCGGGTGCCGACACGGTCCTGCAAATGCTCAACCGCGTGACGTTCGAACCACTGGCGAGCCAGTCGGCTGCGGACGGCGCGTTGCCCACGCTGTTTGCCGCAACCGCGCCCGAGGCCAGGCCTGCCGGCTATTACGGTCCGAGCGGTTTCTTCGAGTTGAAAGGCCCGCCGGGCGACGCGCAGATCGCCCCCCATGCGCAGGACAAGGCGGTCGCTGCCCGTTTGTGGGCGGTATCCGAAGCACTGACTAACGCGCGCTGGCCGGGCGCGATCGTGGAGCATGCTACATCATGA
- a CDS encoding NAD-dependent epimerase/dehydratase family protein — MKVLIFGATGMVGQGVLRECLRAPDVEAVQTVGRTRSGQLDPRLIEVIQQDLTDIRAIEPSLNGFDACFLCLGVSSAGMQEAEYSRLTYDLTMAVAQTLARLNPQMTFVYVSGSGTDGTEHGRSMWARVKGRTENALRRLPFKGVYLFRPGVIEPLNGARSKTRSYRLFYTLAKPFLPTLRALLPNQILSTEDIGLAMLAVARQGADKAVLETADIRALSRSASRPVLGLHAG; from the coding sequence ATGAAGGTTCTTATATTCGGCGCGACCGGCATGGTCGGACAGGGCGTATTGCGCGAATGCCTGCGCGCGCCCGATGTCGAGGCGGTCCAGACCGTCGGCCGCACTCGCAGCGGGCAGCTCGACCCACGGCTCATCGAAGTGATTCAGCAGGACCTGACCGACATTCGCGCGATCGAACCATCGCTGAATGGTTTCGATGCGTGCTTCCTCTGCCTGGGTGTATCGTCGGCGGGCATGCAGGAGGCGGAGTATTCGCGCCTGACCTACGACCTGACGATGGCCGTGGCGCAGACGCTCGCCCGCCTCAATCCGCAGATGACCTTCGTCTATGTGTCCGGCTCGGGCACCGACGGCACGGAGCATGGTCGCAGCATGTGGGCACGCGTCAAGGGCCGCACCGAAAATGCATTGCGGCGGTTGCCGTTCAAGGGCGTCTATCTGTTCCGTCCGGGCGTGATCGAACCGCTGAACGGCGCGCGCTCGAAGACCCGTTCGTACCGGCTGTTCTACACGCTGGCGAAACCCTTCCTGCCGACGCTGCGTGCGCTCCTGCCGAACCAGATTCTGAGCACGGAAGACATCGGTCTCGCGATGCTGGCAGTCGCGCGCCAGGGCGCCGACAAAGCGGTGCTGGAGACCGCCGATATTCGCGCATTGAGCCGCTCTGCATCCAGACCCGTCCTCGGTCTGCACGCAGGCTGA